In Rhizoctonia solani chromosome 7, complete sequence, one DNA window encodes the following:
- a CDS encoding ferrochelatase: MSVNLSRNILSKQSIKTCVPAARSLASLVNRPRNEKSGPTAIVMMNMGGPVDLDEVHPFLSRLFHDGDLIPLPAQKWLAPWIAKRRTPSIREQYAAIGGGSPILKWTRHQGEEMVKLLDELSPETAPHKNYVMFRYAQPLTETALSEMQRDGVKRAVAFTQYPQYSCSTTGSSLNELYRRSMSADSAYPSQIEWSVIDRWATHPGLIQAITENVRAALNNFKAGLGEPGAKWEGNDSDRPVILFSAHSLPMSVVNRGDPYVSEVAMTVGAVMRELGDWPYRLVWQSQVGPSAWMGQQTQQAIQGLARLGRKNAVLVPVAFTSDHIETLYELDHEYVKEGEELGMNIQRAESLNDSPTFIRALADIAASHLKNKDKTSVQMRLRCPGCTNKTCGEQKAWLEGPP, from the exons ATGTCGGTCAACCTGTCAAGGAATATCCTATCTAAGCAAAGCATTAAAACATGTGTGCCTGCCGCCCGGTCACTGGCGTCCCTGGTAAATAGACCACGAAATGAGAAGTCGGG ACCCACAG CTATCGTAATGATGAATATGGGCGGGCCAGTAGAC CTCGACGAGGTCCATCCATTTCTATCTCGCCTCTTTCATGATGGCGACCTCATTCCTCTTCCTGCACAAAAATGGCTTGCTCCGTGGATTGCCAAAAGACGTACTCCGAGCATCAGGGAGCAGTATGCCGCAATAGGTGGGGGAAGTCCGATCCTGAAATGGACTCGGCACCAAGGAGAAGAGATGGTAAAGCTCTTGGATGAGCTCTCTCCAGAAACCGCACCTCATAAAAATTATGTTATGTTTAG GTATGCACAGCCGTTGACCGAAACCGCTCTGAGCGAAATGCAACGCGATGGCGTCAAGCGTGCCGTAGCTTTTACACAGTACCCTCAATATAGCTGCTCTACCACGGGGTCGAGTTTGAATGAGCTTTATAGACGATCCATGTCAGCGGATTCCGCGTATCCATCCCAGATCGAATGGAGCGTCATCGACCGATGGGCAACACATCCTGGACTTATCCAAGCAATTACCGAGAACGTCCGTGCTGCGTTGAACAATTTCAAGGCAGGTTTGGGCGAGCCAGGTGCCAAGTGGGAAGGAAACGACTCGGACCGACCGGTAATTTTGTTTTCGGCTCATTCGCTTCCAATGAGTGTTGTCAACCGAGGAGACCCGTATGTTAGCGAAGTAGCGATGACAGTAGGGGCAGTGATGCGCGAACTGGGCGATTGGCCCTATAGGCTTGTATGGCAATCACAG GTCGGACCATCGGCATGGATGGGCCAACAAACACAACAagctattcaaggattaGCCAGACTCGGTCGCAAGAATGCCGTGTTGGTGCCAGTCGCCTTTACAAGTGACCATATAGAGACATTGTACGAGTTAGATCATGAATATGTGAAGGAAGGCGAAGAG CTTGGTATGAACATCCAACGGGCCGAATCTCTAAATGACTCGCCAACATTTATCCGTGCCCTCGCCGATATTGCTGCTTCGCACTTGAAGAACAAGGACAAGACAAGCGTGCAGATGCGTCTCAGGTGTCCTGGGTGTACTAACAAGACCTGCGGAGAACAAAAGGCTTGGCTCGAGGGTCCCCCTTGA
- a CDS encoding basic region leucine zipper protein: MASSNLQGLNLVHPESPPSNLTDAQDLLSTPLFPDLAAHLDLWTNVNFASDEPFISARDRELKESETEVPHADSLTRKEVAHSFTAPAPSPVSADALPQSHQFDFQRFLAEFGIPPPNAGGLNIQTPSGIPQPSFSSSSFGAVPAAAPQSTIQPAQSEVTPAAKRARTAKTTSSSTSSSSPSVPPSSSSSSSPTTSTALPDPSEAEPDTSTPLTAAEDKRRRNTAASARFRLKKKEREAALDAKAHALEERVASLERECEGLRRENGWLRGLVVGVTGGVVPNMSDVPISAPSAANATAAATATTATGAEKRKRDEESA, from the coding sequence ATGGCATCGTCGAATCTACAGGGCCTGAATCTGGTCCACCCCGAGTCGCCGCCATCGAATCTGACCGATGCCCAGGACTTGCTATCCACCCCTCTCTTCCCAGACCTCGCAGCCCACCTGGACCTCTGGACAAACGTCAACTTTGCGTCTGACGAGCCATTCATCAGCGCTCGAGATCGCGAGCTGAAAGAGAGCGAAACCGAGGTCCCGCATGCGGATAGTCTCACCCGCAAGGAAGTCGCCCATAGCTTTACGGCCCCTGCTCCCTCGCCTGTATCGGCCGATGCGCTCCCACAGAGCCATCAGTTTGATTTCCAGCGCTTTCTCGCAGAGTTTGGGATCCCTCCGCCCAATGCGGGTGGTCTTAATATCCAGACCCCGTCTGGGATACCCCAGCCCAGCTTTTCCTCGAGTTCATTTGGCGCTGTCCCTGCAGCAGCACCACAGAGTACGATCCAGCCTGCCCAGTCCGAGGTAACTCCCGCCGCCAAACGGGCACGCACAGCCAAAACGACATCATCCTcgacatcatcatcatcaccatCAGTACCaccatcctcatcctcctccTCATCGCCCACCACATCCACCGCTCTCCCCGATCCATCAGAGGCGGAACCGGACACCTCGACGCCGCTCACCGCCGCCGAGGACAAGCGCCGACGAAACACGGCTGCATCGGCTCGCTTCAGGCTTAAGAAAAAGGAGCGCGAGGCTGCGTTGGATGCCAAGGCCCATGCGCTCGAGGAGCGTGTGGCCAGTCTGGAGCGCGAGTGCGAGGGACTCAGGCGCGAGAATGGGTGGTTGCGCGGTTTGGTCGTTGGTGTCACCGGTGGTGTGGTCCCGAATATGAGCGATGTGCCTATTAGCGCTCCGTCTGCCGCCAATGCGACTGCAGCTGCGACTGCGACTACAGCGACTGGTGCCGAGAAGCGCAAGCGAGATGAGGAGTCTGCGTGA
- a CDS encoding acyltransferase has protein sequence MPFGKSHEIILGIASRGVWAYFSEAKIIGSENVPETGPVILACTHHAMAVDAAVLSWAVPHHRRVHYWAKSSLFKNPIAKFVLTNSGVLPVDRKNKDNQVLFRATFEALAQGEIVGVFPEGTSYTEPQIVQVKDGVAWSALEYMKWNRLKKEKGEKTHPDAVVIPVGIVYTEKSRYRSGVIVEFGKPITVDQYEAQFLSDEEGAPRACAKDLTKRIKSQMLSLTINAPDWDTLYSAKMARSLLWPRARSLSLDDFVPVSQVLIDAFSDPDSSPLFESTKKALLTYYSLLESSKLTHEALADLPLPRTLDPSVDTPLPSRLSTLAVLLKDTIATTIRLPFFVLPALIHIPAYILCRLLARMVEEEEESQAQMKIFGGIFAMAIMTYPVIFLFLWAFLWLTPVGALLAAGLVWLLAVYHVSIIDDNYEHAKQFMAAWRVLIGVWGPRSWDLSRAAVEPWTKPRERPANEWIMPASVDTNPPVTKVKQDEAGGVPKVVPPKPTSIHPKGKKRPASRGLIRHVLRARLHASRALASYLEELQRSDSLLPATQRIAQLDVGLSSKLGDGEDIPRRHAHAVINYLRGKGAKISQLSHDDSSDWAALNSDGEFDTPYEERSEDTLTWVPPQSSRN, from the exons ATGCCGTTTGGAAAGAGTCACGAAATCATACTTGGGATAGCTAGTCGGGGTGTTTGGGCATACTTTTCGGAAGCAAAGATTATCG GTAGCGAAAACGTACCTGAGACTGGACCTGTTATTCT TGCGTGTACACATCATGCCATGGCAGTAGACGCTGCGGTTTTGT CTTGGGCCGTTCCCCATCATCGCCGTGTTCATTATTGGGCCAAATCATCTTTGTTCAAGAACCCAATCGCTAAATTCGTTCTGACCAATTCTGGTGTTCTGCCCGTCGATCGAAAGAATAAAGACAACCAAGTCCTCTTCCGAGCCACGTTTGAGGCACTTGCCCAAGGAGAAATTGTTGGAGTGTTTCCAGAGGGTACCAG CTATACAGAGCCTCAGATTGTTCAAGTCAAAGACGGTGTAGCTTGGTCCGCGTTGGAATACATGAAATGGAACCGTCTAAAGAAGGAAAAAGGAGAAAAGACACATCCAGATGCGGTGGTGATTCCTGTCGGGATTGTTTACACAGAGAAAAGCAGATATCGAAGCGGTGTGATTGTCGA ATTCGGCAAACCTATCACTGTGGATCAATACGAGGCTCAGTTTCTCTCTGATGAGGAGGGCGCTCCACGAGCTTGCGCCAAAGACCTTACCAAACGAATCAAGTCGCAAATGTTATCATTGACAATAAATGCGCCTGATTG GGACACTTTGTATTCCGCAAAGATGGCTCGCTCATTGCTCTGGCCTCGTGCAAGATCACTCAGTCTTGATGATTTTGTGCCAGTATCACAAGT TCTCATAGATGCATTCTCGGACCCAGATTCATCACCACTATTCGAATCAACAAAGAAGGCTCTTTTGACCTATTATTCGCTTCTGGAATCATCGAAACTTACTCATGAGGCACTGGCGGACTTACCCCTTCCGAGAACTTTGGACCCATCTGTCGACACCCCTCTTCCTTCCCGACTGTCTACATTGGCTGTTCTGCTCAAAGATACTATCGCTACTACAATCCGGCTTCCATTCTTTGTTCTTCCGGCATTGATACATATTCCAGCATATATATTGTGCCGCTTACTTGCACGGATGgtcgaagaggaggaagagagcCAAGCACAGATGAAG ATATTTGGTGGAATATTTGCTATGGCGATAATGACCTATCCGGTTATTTTCCTGTTCCTATGGGCGTTCCTTTGGCTTACGCCTGTCGGAGCACTCCTAGCAGCGGGTTTAGTCTGGTTGCTCGCAGTATACCACGTGAGCATCATTGACGACAATTATGAACA CGCTAAGCAATTCATGGCCGCATGGAGAGTTTTAATTGGGGTTTGGGGTCCCAGGAGTTGGGATCTTTCTCGTGCAGCAGTTGAACCATGGACCAAGCCGCGTGAACGTCCAGCAAACGAATGGATCATGCCAGCATCCGTAGATACCAACCCCCCTGTAACCAAAGTGAAGCAGGATGAGGCCGGAGGTGTTCCAAAGGTCGTTCCTCCAAAGCCAACCTCGATCCATCCCAAGGGGAAGAAGCGACCGGCCAGCCGTGGTTTGATCCGTCACGTACTCCGCGCCCGACTTCATGCGTCTCGGGCATTGGCTAGCTACCTTGAGGAACTACAACGCTCTGATAGTTTATTGCCTGCGACCCAGCGTATTGCTCAGCTGGACGTTGGATTGTCTTCCAAGTTGGGCGATGGCGAGGATATTCCTAGGAGACACGCTCACGCTGTAATCAACTATTTGCGAGGCAAGGGTGCAAAGATTTCCCAGCTTAGTCACGATGATTCAAGTGATTGGGCTGCCCTTAACTCCGATGGAGAGTTTGACACACCTTATGAAGAACGCTCAGAAGATACTCTCACTTGGGTGCCACCTCAGTCTTCCAGGAACTAA
- a CDS encoding phosphatidylinositol 3- and 4-kinase, producing MPSHAGYEPIAGDDDADISRPSLDSQDGSVTGRRRRGPSVDLKGLDTAFKRWTETIAQRVKINRRKKLEIQPEKREIVFSVFQPAHGRLPPPPTKTLDHQPPITHEEFERIAQSVRAAIFEGIHPKMISKGSSGSYYARVRDPDTGQIKTIGVFKPKDEECPTDLKFPNHAKPQVSEMGTQDFLLVDRCVGSFSQQEARSSTILGFGRSCLIPNLSYISEAGASLLDTRLSLHIVPHTELASFASPAFFYDWIDRSAAKKGKALPEKIGSLQLFTHGFTDASDFLRKHPWPGRSIADTWNEDDHRQGRHSKRCFNALGVLCGKAGGDYDDYDDMDYDQNLHATTNTSTRAGGSFVWTPALQQSFREELEKLIILDYLMRNTDRGLDNFMIKYCEGAHEKQIVDTAPTRLPMMSELKQSGAPSHVPHNTPGTESTASPYSRPHIHIAAIDNSLSFPHHHPKGWRSYTYGWLFLPVSLIGRPFSEKTRNHFLPLLSSSEWWAETTFQLRKLFSLDPDFNQRMFDRQMAVLKGQGWNIVQSLKRDEEGPLELTRRVKVLVWDDEVEVINETVDAEDGGAAPLPAQSPKSPRSPVVAPTRQSVSPLSFAMPRRRRSRSISDFPPPRPRAPVPFTQAVGTSSGETSGVAILAQLEKLDEVSSGREDAVATEEVEITTTDVFRSDQASDKNPDAVLSRPGPSRISPVPEHDEGETALPPPHPSRIASDPIPLVQEDLDGEDDEVNPMMFSSVTSLGDNTPIPPSMTRSATAAQGPRPSLEGRRWPSFGAIGKRGQRLSLDTATATDVVSGKTRTVIRERLQTVDSKAFFQNW from the exons ATGCCCTCCCACGCTGGTTACGAGCCCATCGCGGGCGACGACGATGCCGACATTTCCCGCCCTTCTCTTGACTCTCAAGACGGCTCAGTAACTGGGCGGCGGCGGCGTGGACCGAGTGTTGACCTCAAAGGTTTGGATACCGCGTTCAAGAGATGGACAGAGACTATAGCACAAAGGGTGAAGATCAACAGGAGAAAAAAGCTGGAAATTCAACCGGAGAAACGAGAAATTGTGTTCAGTGTATTTCAGCCGGCACACGGGAGGCTTCCACCGCCTCCG ACGAAAACTCTGGACCATCAACCTCCGATCACTCATGAGGAATTCGAACG AATTGCTCAGTCTGTCCGAGCCGCTATTTTTGAAGGGATTCATCCCAAGATGATATCCAAA GGCTCTTCGGGGAGCTACTACGCGCGAGTACGCGATCCAGATACAGGTCAAATTAAGACGATTGG CGTATTCAAACCCAAGGATGAAGAG TGCCCGACAGACTTGAAATTCCCGAAC CATGCGAAACCCCAAGTTTCAGAAATGGGTACACAGGACTTTCTTCTG GTGGATAGGTGCGTAGGGTCATTCTCACAACAAGAGGCGCGCTCATCGACAATCTTAGGCTTTGGACGAAGTTGCCTGATTCCTAACCTCAG CTATATTTCTGAAGCTGGAGCATCTCTTCTGGATACCCGACTAAGTCTGCACATCGTACCACACACCGAACTTGCATCATTTGCATCACCG GCATTTTTCTATGATTGGATAG ATAGAAGTGCGGCTAAGAAGGGCAAAGCGCTACCCGAG AAAATTGGGAGCCTTCAGCTGTTTACTCATGGATTCACAG ATGCATCTGACTTTCTGCGCAAGCATCCCTGGCCCGGTCGTTCGATCGCCGATACCTGGAACGAGGACGATCACCGACAAGGTCGGCACAGCAAACGTTGCTTCAACGCACTGGGCGTTCTTTGCGGGAAAGCAGGCGGAGATTATGATGACTATGATGATATGGATTACGACCAAAACCTCCATGCGACAACGAACACTTCGACACGGGCGGGGGGGAGCTTTGTTTGGACGCCGGCGTTGCAACAGAGCTTCAGAGAAGAACTAGAGAAACTCATTATCCTTG ATTATTTAATGCGCAATACTG ATCGCGGACTTGATAATTTT ATGATCAAATATTGTGAAGGGGCACACGAGAAACAAATTGTGGATACGGCACCAACTCGCCTTCCCATGATGTCGGAGCTTAAACAGTCAGGCGCTCCATCCCATGTGCCTCATAACACACCTGGCACGGAGTCAACGGCGTCACCGTACAGTCGTCCTCATATTCATATTGCAGCCATAGACAACAGTCTATCGTTTC CCCACCATCATCCGAAGGGA TGGAGGTCTTATACGTATGGGTGGCTATTCCTGCCCGTCTCGTTGATAGGTAGACCCTTCAGCGAGAAGACAAGGAACCACTTCCTACCATTGTTGTCATCATCAGAATGGTGGGCAGAGACGACTTTTCAACTAAGAAAATTGTTTTCCTTGGATCCCGATTTCAATCAGAGGATGTTTGAT AGGCAAATGGCGGTTTTGAAAGGACAAGGCTGGAACATTGTTCAATCCTTAAAGCGTGAT GAAGAAG GTCCTTTGGAACTAACACGTCGAGTCAAAGTCCTGGTTTGGGACGACGAAGTTGAGGTTATTAATGAGACGGTAGACGCGGAAGATGGTGGGGCGGCACCCCTCCCAGCCCAAAGCCCTAAATCTCCTCGGTCCCCCGTGGTAGCTCCAACGCGACAGAGTGTCTCCCCATTATCTTTTGCGATGCCACGGCGCCGAAGAAGTCGGAGCATTTCAGACTTTCCGCCACCTAGACCACGCGCACCGGTGCCATTCACACAAGCAGTTGGGACTTCCAGCGGAGAAACTAGTGGGGTTGCCATACTAGCCCAATTAGAGAAGCTTGACGAGGTATCCAGTGGAAGAGAAGATGCGGTGGCCACAGAAGAGGTAGAAATTACTACGACAGATGTTTTCAGATCGGACCAAGCATCGGACAAGAACCCGGATGCGGTATTGAGTAGGCCTGGACCATCAAGAATTTCGCCTGTTCCAGAACACGATGAAGGGGAAACGGCTCTTCCCCCTCCGCATCCTTCCCGCATTGCTTCGGACCCAATCCCACTCGTACAGGAAGATCTAGATGGAGAAGACGACGAAGTAAACCCTATGATGTTTAGTTCGGTCACCTCATTGGGCGACAATACGCCAATTCCACCTTCGATGACACGGAGCGCgactgcagctcaaggaccACGGCCGTCCTTAGAGGGTAGACGTTGGCCGAGTTTTGGGGCCATTGGAAAGCGTGGACAAAGGCTCAGCTTGGATACTGCAACTGCAACAGACGTGGTATCTGGTAAAACTAGAACTGTCATACGCGAG CGTCTACAAACTGTCGACTCCAAGGCTTTCTTCCAGAACTGGTAA
- a CDS encoding ribosomal subunit domain-containing protein, which produces MSGGVAPSTFSTLLRRSKFASYDPVINQVYTSYGGFAHRGHWGTKRDLPGKRKHKVQDPLVSSSGGRGSARRNPVAFVSALDSSEGQTEWSSAEKDVRWLRRLEELGFGTRLNDMSAWSKRVGSYSGRAIGNVDSEFGSSESETSQQMSNALPNIQSMSERQFKSYIAKLRSQREEFHKFLQETGVTNEEGENRPLPMYAYAQVTSNHHTRFLAHMNHEAATQPTSNTLTPVPHPSGGLDYLNPTPLMSQLLFPNPVKGRYVQSPDRAPRMVSTQKYDSNAVVSIAGYNAVLQPDDSSATTQAVNWNKLAERDFSQPPEQASSDYRVEDLELYEVPTVVGKSRQGIQNRDQNTRARLFQTPIRACQSSSSWDFRICVSRRHSYFKRRPHLVEVDRKVECTTKDAYAIISGEKGDTSRPMMELLDQLLDIAPPGKGKL; this is translated from the coding sequence ATGTCGGGTGGTGTAGCCCCTTCTACATTCTCCACCCTCCTTCGCCGCTCAAAGTTTGCCTCTTATGATCCCGTCATCAACCAAGTCTACACCAGTTATGGCGGTTTCGCACACCGTGGTCACTGGGGTACCAAACGCGACCTCCCTGGGAAAAGAAAACACAAAGTTCAAGACCCACTAGTATCATCATCTGGAGGGCGCGGCAGTGCTCGAAGGAACCCCGTTGCGTTCGTATCTGCGCTCGACTCGTCAGAAGGTCAGACCGAATGGTCATCTGCAGAAAAAGATGTGCGCTGGCTACGCCGCCTCGAAGAACTTGGCTTTGGGACTCGATTGAACGATATGAGCGCCTGGAGTAAACGCGTTGGAAGCTATAGCGGTAGAGCCATTGGAAATGTCGACTCCGAGTTTGGCTCATCTGAATCCGAGACCAGTCAGCAAATGTCGAACGCGCTACCCAATATCCAGTCGATGTCGGAGAGGCAGTTCAAGTCCTACATAGCCAAGTTACGTAGCCAGCGTGAAGAGTTCCACAAATTTCTTCAAGAAACCGGGGTGACGAACGAGGAAGGCGAGAACCGACCGCTCCCTATGTATGCATACGCTCAGGTGACATCGAATCATCATACTCGATTCCTAGCGCATATGAACCACGAAGCCGCGACACAGCCGACTTCAAACACCCTCACACCGGTACCACACCCCTCGGGTGGGTTGGATTACCTCAATCCCACTCCCCTCATGAGCCAACTCTTGTTCCCGAACCCTGTCAAGGGCCGCTATGTTCAATCCCCCGACAGGGCCCCCAGAATGGTGTCAACCCAAAAATACGACAGCAATGCTGTCGTGAGTATTGCCGGGTACAATGCAGTCTTGCAACCTGATGATTCTAGTGCCACTACTCAAGCAGTAAACTGGAACAAGCTCGCCGAGCGAGATTTCTCGCAACCGCCGGAGCAAGCGTCCAGTGATTATCGAGTCGAAGATCTGGAACTTTACGAAGTCCCTACCGTGGTGGGCAAATCGCGCCAGGGTATCCAAAACCGAGATCAAAATACGCGTGCGCGATTATTCCAAACGCCGATTCGAGCGTGCCAATCCTCATCGTCCTGGGACTTTCGAATATGTGTCTCACGTCGACACTCGTATTTTAAACGCAGACCCCATCTCGTTGAAGTCGACAGAAAGGTGGAGTGCACAACCAAAGACGCCTATGCAATCATATCAGGAGAAAAAGGCGATACCTCCAGGCCTATGATGGAATTGCTAGACCAGCTGCTAGATATTGCACCTCCTGGCAAAGGAAAGCTTTAG
- a CDS encoding cysteine synthase — MLLPNQRPDYLRLILTARVYDIVKETPLVRAAGLSARLGNEIYLKREDLHNVFSFKIRGAYNFMASLSEDERWKGVVTCSAGNHAQGVALAGASLRIPCTIVMPLGTPGIKVRNVERLGGKAVLHGADFDEAKAECARLAAQHGLVFVPPYDDPLVIAGQGTVGMEILKQIPNPSELDGIFAAVGGGGLCAGICEYVKRIGSPGIQVFGVETKDGDAMERSLAAGERVTLSEVGPFSDGTAVKIVGEEPFRICKELLNGVVKTDTDEICAAIKDIFEETRSVTEPAGALALAGLKRYILDNNLLGAQKRFVAVVSGANMNFDRLRFVAERAELGEGREALLSVEVDEKPGSFIALHSIIHPRAITEFMYRYSAPTGFPISAPNGATLSRAHIFLSFRLQAATPAARQLEIKKLLDDMKAEGMKGTDISDDELAKGHLRYMIGGSSAVQDERLFRFEFPERPGALRKFLLEIRSGWNISLFNYRNNGADLARILAGIQVPPNEYAEFEQFLTKLGYPYIEETQNPIYRAFLRSGGSSGSSTPTRES, encoded by the exons ATGCTCCTCCCCAACCAACGCCCAGACTATTTGCGGCTCATTCTCACTGCTAGGGTTTATGACATCGTTAAAGAGACTCCGCTTGTTCGTGCCGCTGGTTTGAGTGCACGGCTCGGGAACGAGATCTACCTTAAGCGAGAAGACTTGCACAATGTGTTTAGCTTCAAAATTCGTGGTGCCTACAACTTTATGGCAAGTCTGTCAGAGGACGAACGCTGGAAGGGAGTGGTCACATGCAGTGCAG GAAACCATGCGCAAGGAGTAGCACTGGCTGGTGCATCGCTTAGGATCCCATGTACGATTGTCATGCCTCTTGGTACGCCTGGTATCAAAGTACGGAACGTAGAGCGACTTGGAGGGAAGGCTGTTCTGCACGGCGCCGATTTCGACGAGGCCAAGGCCGAATGTGCTCGTCTAGCCGCACAACATGGGTTGGTTTTTGTTCCACCCTATGACGATCCTTTGGTTATTGCCGGACAAGGAACAGTCGGTATGGAAATACTCAAGCAAATTCCCAATCCCTCCGAATTGGATGGGATATTTGCGGCGGTAGGGGGAGGTGGATTGTGTGCTGGAATCTGCGAATATGTCAAACGTATTGGATCCCCAGGGATTCAAGTTTTTGGAGTAGAGACGAAGGATGGAGACGCCATGGAAAGAAGCTTAGCCGCTGGCGAGCGAGTCACTCTGTCCGAAGTTGGTCCTTTCTCAGACGGGACGGCGGTGAAGATTGTAGGAGAGGAGCCGTTTAGAATTTGCAAGGAATTATTGAACGGGGTTGTCAAGACTGACACAGATGAGATTTGCGCTGCAATCAAGGACATCTTCGAAG AGACTCGTTCCGTTACCGAACCCGCCGGAGCACTGGCATTGGCAGGCCTGAAGCGTTATATCCTCGATAATAATCTTCTGGGAGCTCAAAAGCGCTTTGTCGCTGTTGTCAGTGGTGCAAACATGAATTTCGACCGATTGAGGTTTGTCGCGGAGCGCGCGGAACTTGGTGAGGGCCGAGAGGCGTTGCTGAGTGTCGAAGTTGACGAGAAGCCTGGAAG CTTTATCGCGCTTCACTCAATCATTCACCCAAGGGCTATTACCGAGTTTATGTACCGATACTCGGCACCTACTGGGTTTCCTATTTCCGCACCGAACGGAGCAACGCTGTCTCGAGCACACATTTTCCTTTCGTTCCGCTTGCAAGCAGCAACCCCCGCTGCCCGCCAGCTGGAGATTAAGAAGCTTTTAGATGATATGAAAGCAGAAGGCATGAAGGGAACGGACATTAGCGATGATGAATTAGCCAAGGGACATTTGAGATACATGATTGGTGGCAGTAGTGCTGTTCAGGATGAGAGGCTATTCCGGTTTG AATTTCCCGAAAGGCCAGGAGCGCTACGTAAATTCCTGCTAGAAATACGATCTGGTTGGAATATCTCGCTCTTCAATTATCGCAATAACGGTGCTG ATCTCGCCCGAATTCTCGCCGGCATTCAAGTTCCTCCAAATGAATACGCTGAATTTGAGCAATTCCTTACCAAGTTGGGGTATCCATACATAGAAGAAACCCAAAATCCCATTTATAGAGCATTCCTCCGCAGCGGTGGATCTTCGGGAAGTTCAACGCCGACAAGAGAATCTTAG
- a CDS encoding ribosomal RNA large subunit methyltransferase F, which translates to MEEVNRSAESKEYDPHAVCTGALVEMITPGGEVAFVQRMIDESMGLRETCKWYTSLLGKMSSVTALVQSIKEKGIDNYAIAEIIQGTTRRWVVGWSFTDTRLPDTLARPKSSSLKSIAPLPNTLHHTTSQPISHELLVRVLEDVPRLQRQEEQTPPRIRVLVSEITWTRAARRRMARTAPTLDEKQNQAAASPIMMVCEVSVVDDHTLKVRWVRGKDRSTFESFWGYVSKKLDAGALA; encoded by the exons ATGGAAGAGGTCAATCGGTCTGCGGAGAGCAAGGAATATGATCCCCACGCA GTCTGCACCGGAGCATTGGTTGAAATGATTACGCCTGGAGGAGAAGTTGCATTTGTCCAGCGAATGATCGATGAAAGTATGGGTTTAAGAGAAACATGCAA ATGGTACACAAGTCTCCTCGGTAAAATGAGCTCTGTAACTGCTCTGGTCCAATCGATCAAGGAAAAGGGA ATTGACAACTACGCAATCGCCGAAATTATTCAAGGAACTACCCGAAGATGGGTCGTCGGATGGTCATTTACGGATACCCGGCTTCCAGAC ACACTCGCCCGACCTAAATCCTCATCCCTCAAATCGATCGCACCTCTCCCCAACACGCTCCACCACACAACCTCGCAACCAATCTCCCATGAATTACTCGTTCGAGTACTTGAAGACGTTCCTAGGCTTCAGCGTCAAGAAGAACAAACCCCACCCCGAATTCGAGTTTTAGTATCCGAAATCACCTGGACTCGCGCAGCGCGTAGACGGATGGCACGTACCGCACCCACCCTTGACGAAAAGCAAAACCAAGCTGCTGCGAGCCCGATCATGATGGTTTGCGAGGTTAGCGTCGTCGATGACCATACCCTCAAAGTCCGGTGGGTTCGCGGCAAGGATCGGAGTACTTTCGAGTCGTTTTGGGGCTATGTCAGTAAAAAGTTGGATGCTGGTGCGTTGGCGTAG
- a CDS encoding ribosomal RNA large subunit methyltransferase F: protein MSVGPYETIDFGQLAEAFPPLKPFLFKNTGGRYSLNFKDDAANRTLTRALLKRDFGLDVTLLEDRLCPPVPNRLNYVLWISEVVKAISPDEPIIGLDV from the exons ATGAGCGTAGGCCCTTACGAGACTATCGACTTTGGTCAACTTGCTGAGGCTTTCCCACCACTCAAACCCTT CTTGTTCAAGAACACGGGCGGAAGATATAGTTTAAACTTTAAAGACGACGCTGCAAACCG GACCTTGACACGGGCACTTTTGAAGCGCGATTTTGGCCTGGACGTAACCCTGCTCGAAGATCGTCTATGTCCACCT GTCCCAAATAG ATTGAACTATGTACTATGGATATCTGAGGTCGTGAAGGCTATCTCTCCGGACGAACCTATTATCGGACTCGACGTGTAA